The sequence atggGTTCGAATAGCTAAACATAATTAATGAACATGATTATACGAACATTATTATACACctttagagcatctccaatgcattggtgcttagggggtgtcttagaaggtggtccccacctaaggACACAACCCTCTTCAATGTATTGTGTCTTAGATGGGTGCTTAGatcctcatttccacaaaattcacatttctacacttttatttttaaaattcatattttattaaaattaaaattctacattacaataatttaaagacataatttaaatacaataaaaaaaaataaaaattacaataatttcctagggctcaatcggaccaaaacgagaccaaatgtgctcTTTCAAGTCCAAAGTGAGGCGAGCATGCATCTCTGCATCTCGCATGGATGCTTGTCTTGCAACAAATGCACGAAAATCTGGCGGACCACCGGCATGAGGTTCAAATGCGGCGCTGCTCGAACCTtcgtcggcgtcttcttcccacTGTATTGCGTGCTCGCCTTCGTCTtcgatgatcatgttgtgcaaaatgatgcacGTGAACATGATGTCGCTCATCTCCTTCTTGCTCCAAAGACGCGATGGGCTTTTAACGATTGCCCAACGAGCTTAAAGGACGCCGCAGGCTCGTTCAATATCCTTGCGAGCCGCTTCTTGCAACACTTTGAACCTCTTCCCCTTCGGATCCGTCGGATGTGTAGGACTCTTCACGAATACAGGCCAATTGGGATAGATGCCATCAGTCAAGTAGTACCCACTTGTGTAGTAGGCGTTGTTGACTTGATATGTGACCGACACCCCCATTCCTTGCAGCCGATCGTTGAACAACGTCgagttgttgagcacgttgatgtAGTTGTTCGAACCAGGAGTCCCAAAAAAAGTATGCCAGATCCATAGATCTTGCGATGCGACGGCTTCAAGGATGATGGTCGGTTCCCCCTGATCGCCGCGAGTGTATGCGCCTTGCCATGCCGTTGGACAATTCTTCCACGGCCAATGCATGCAATCGAGGCTCCCTAGCATTCCCGGGAAGCCGAAGAGTTGAATAATGGCTCGACAGAATCTGCGTAAGCACTCCAACGAGGTGGACTCTGCAATCCGGAGATACTCATCGTACTGGTCTGCTGCCCCACCATTAGCTAGCATACAAATAGCAACCGTGCATTTTTGCAACGACGTGAAGCCGGGTCTC comes from Salvia miltiorrhiza cultivar Shanhuang (shh) chromosome 3, IMPLAD_Smil_shh, whole genome shotgun sequence and encodes:
- the LOC131018532 gene encoding uncharacterized protein LOC131018532 encodes the protein MCRALFLRIVNAVASDPYFQQRTDALGRPGFTSLQKCTVAICMLANGGAADQYDEYLRIAESTSLECLRRFCRAIIQLFGFPGMLGSLDCMHWPWKNCPTAWQGAYTRGDQGEPTIILEAVASQDLWIWHTFFGTPGSNNYINVLNNSTLFNDRLQGMGVSVTYQVNNAYYTSGYYLTDGIYPNWPVFVKSPTHPTDPKGKRFKVLQEAARKDIERACGVL